In a single window of the Chloroflexota bacterium genome:
- a CDS encoding ABC transporter ATP-binding protein — MAADPLLQVRDVVKDFGGVRAVDHCSFDVMPGTITGLIGPNGAGKTTLFNLISGALPLTSGRILCNGHDISGLRPHQTFALGIMRTFQIPREFQRLTVLENLAVVPANQRGERMWAAWLTPWTVAREERRIESRALEVLEFVNLAHLADEYAGNLSTGQKKLLELARTLMAEPKLVLLDEPGAGVNRTLLNSLADNIRRASAERGVTFLLIEHDMDLVSRLCDPVIVMADGAVIAQGSPRQVQRDPQVLEAYLGGMVHGAA, encoded by the coding sequence ATGGCGGCCGACCCCCTGCTGCAAGTCCGCGACGTAGTGAAGGACTTCGGCGGCGTGCGTGCCGTCGACCACTGTTCGTTCGACGTGATGCCCGGCACGATCACCGGCCTCATCGGTCCCAACGGCGCGGGCAAGACCACGCTGTTCAATCTAATCTCCGGGGCGCTGCCGCTCACGAGCGGCCGGATTCTCTGCAACGGTCACGACATTAGCGGTCTGCGGCCGCACCAGACTTTCGCCCTCGGCATCATGCGGACGTTTCAGATCCCCCGGGAGTTCCAGCGGTTGACGGTGCTCGAGAACCTGGCGGTGGTGCCCGCGAATCAGCGTGGCGAGCGCATGTGGGCCGCGTGGCTCACGCCTTGGACCGTGGCTCGGGAGGAGCGCCGCATCGAGTCCAGGGCGCTGGAAGTGCTGGAGTTCGTCAATCTCGCGCACCTGGCCGACGAATACGCCGGCAACCTCTCCACCGGCCAAAAGAAGCTGCTGGAGCTTGCGCGGACGCTGATGGCGGAACCGAAGCTCGTGCTGCTCGACGAGCCGGGCGCCGGCGTCAACCGCACCCTGCTCAACTCGCTGGCGGACAACATCCGGCGGGCCAGCGCCGAGCGCGGCGTCACCTTCCTGCTCATCGAGCACGACATGGACCTCGTCTCGCGCCTGTGCGACCCGGTCATCGTCATGGCCGACGGCGCGGTCATCGCCCAGGGATCGCCGCGGCAGGTCCAGCGCGATCCGCAGGTGCTGGAGGCCTATCTTGGCGGCATGGTCCATGGCGCTGCTTGA
- a CDS encoding GNAT family acetyltransferase — MTALGAAAIDGFESSRDFEQVAALWREVFAYDSPHNAPALVIRKKLEQRDGLFFVARLGQSVVGTVMAGYDGHRGWIYSLAVLPDQRRSGIGSRLLRHAEARLAELGCIKVNLQIVAGNEAAVAFYERHGYQVEPRISMGKRLWRG, encoded by the coding sequence CACGTGATTTCGAGCAGGTCGCGGCCCTGTGGCGCGAGGTATTCGCCTACGACAGCCCGCACAACGCGCCGGCGCTGGTCATCAGGAAAAAGCTGGAGCAACGCGATGGGCTGTTCTTCGTCGCGCGGCTCGGCCAGTCGGTGGTCGGCACGGTGATGGCCGGATACGACGGCCACCGCGGCTGGATCTATTCCCTCGCCGTGCTGCCGGACCAACGGAGGAGCGGCATCGGCTCCCGACTGCTGCGCCACGCCGAGGCCCGCCTTGCCGAGCTCGGGTGCATCAAGGTCAACCTCCAGATCGTGGCAGGCAATGAGGCAGCGGTCGCGTTCTACGAGCGCCATGGCTACCAGGTCGAGCCGCGCATCAGCATGGGAAAGCGCCTTTGGAGGGGTTAG